From Camelina sativa cultivar DH55 chromosome 5, Cs, whole genome shotgun sequence:
aaaacatatataagtatGTAAAAATCTTCTTAATGATTTTCGCTTATGATATGTTGCAGGTATTATCCATAGCAACCATTGACCATACTTTTACGAgaagacgaaattaaaaacacatGACATGACATATCAAAAGCAAgccaaattcaaataaaatgatGATCGAAAGTCataaaattagtatatatatatatatatgttcactCCAATACAATTTTTCTTAGCAATATGACCAATTAACTTGATCAAAGCCTGGTCACCTATTTATAGACGAATCTCAACAAGAATCTGCCTCTAAAGCTATAACGTGGCGCCTCGACTCTTACTCACAACATCAAAAGAAACAGCATCAGAGAGAGGCGATGATGGCCACTGCATAAAAAATGTGATTTACTATTCAATATATCGATCAAACACATTGTGTGTGATTCTCATTTTtacataaacatacaaaaagaaaataaaatttatattgagGATTGTGACCAAGCCGATATGATTCACACAAAATTTTGTATCTGGAGCACACAATTGAGTTTTTCTAACCTTAAAAGTATTAGTATGAGAGGAGATAAATTGTATGCATGTATTGCCTACGTGAGCTGGAGTTTCAAAACCATCTTCTCTTGTCCATCATTCGCCAATTCCCAAttcattgtttctttctctgCCGCAACCAATATCATAAACATCTTgctttcaacttttaaaaaccaaaaacccaatTCCTAACTGTTGACAATGCTTCTAGTTTCCGTAgtctttgtataattttttgataaattagcatttttcaagttttataaGTGATTGCCTAATGATTGTGaagataagaaaatgaaaacattaaatgttttctGATATATTGTGATTTTATTGAGGAGTGATATTAACGATAATGAAATGGGTGAAATGGTGAAGATGAAAAGACAATATCTGAAAGGGAAAAGACTATTTTGTAATTACATTTTGATTATCCACATAACATCTCTTCAAGTGATGATGTGCAGAATGATGGAGAGAGTTGAGCAACTTTCATAGTATAGATTTTCTACAGAGATTAAAAAGTATTATGTTTGTAATgtgaactttttctctcttcacAATAAATGTCAAATCTGCCTCAAATAGTTATAACATTCAATCATTTAGGTATTGTgtcataacaatatatatatatatatatcacatttccATATTTTGGCCCCTTATACCAAAGATATATTCGtcatcttttctctctctaaaaactGAAATATGGTAGTtacagaaaagaaaattaaatatggtactttggaaaactttttttctcaaatgtgATTGTTTCAACTAAattcttttgttatatatttatctaatttataataattaaataagtataattaaatattatgactAAGATAtattaactgttttttttttctcagtaaAGAATTCaatcattattaaaattatgtgatAACATGCAACATGTAAGTGATGATTAGTtcaatataaaatctaaaatccacAATTTTGCTTAGTGCTTTCTTCCTGACACTCGATAATATATATGTCAGatgtaaatttgttttatcttataTTTCAACTAAGTGTGgttcaaaattattttcacACAAAACTATGGGTTCTATCTAGTAGAACGACTATCTATCATCATTTGAactcttataaaattttagtagaaaattaataatgattGTCACAATTCTTAGAACtttattagatatgtctatattaacatttttgaagtacattttgtattCTAACCTTTTATTTGTAAGACTTgcataattattcttttttcatttgaataaatattaaaacttggatgaatatttgtaataaaatcatGAGCCTACTCGAGAATGTTAACTACAATATCTTACCTTCCTTAattacaatttgtttttaatagaaATGTCTATacaaaatcataattcaaataacataatttttattgccaatacactaaaatatatatagaaccgaatcattttctaaaaaaacaaaaaaacttaatcaNNNNNNNNNNNNNNNNNNNNNNNNNNNNNNNNNNNNNNNNNNNNNNNNNNNNNNNNNNNNNNNNNNNNNNNNNNNNNNNNNNNNNNNNNNNNNNNNNNNNNNNNNNNNNNNNNNNNNNNNNNNNNNNNNNNNNNNNNNNNNNNNNNNNNNNNNNNNNNNNNNNNNNNNNNNNNNNNNNNNNNNNNNNNNNNNNNNNNNNNNNNNNNNNNNNNNNNNNNNNNNNNNNNNNNNNNNNNNNNNNNNNNNNNNNNNNNNNNNNNNNNNNNNNNNNNNNNNNNNNNNNNNNNNNNNNNNNNNNNNNNNNNNNNNNNNNNNNNNNNNNNNNNNNNNNNNNNNNNNNNNNNNNNNNNNNNNNNNNNNNNNNNNNNNNNNNNNNNNNNNNNNNNNNNNNNNNNNNNNNNNNNNNNNNNNNNNNNNNNNNNNNNNtttttttttttttgacaacaatagaatcagctcaaacgagccaatttaGAGGAAAAgagttcacaaacaaaacatgctgCGGTGACAGTCGTGCTTGGCGTGCCAGGGAATCCGCTTTGACATTGGCAGTACGTGAGaccagagatagagagaaagaagagaactcCACCTGATCTATCATGATGTCGTCGAGGTAGGGAGTGAAAGCCGGCCATTcatgaggagaagacaccatcttcaccaaatcagaacaatCCGTATAAAATACCACGTCCCGGTaatcatgtccaatcatgcaaCGCATAGCCCAAATGAgagcttctacttcagcatggAGTGGAGACAAACTTTTCCGGAAATTGGTAGCTCCCATGTCCGTTCTCGAATCTTGAgtggaagaacaaaaccaaccTGCACCTGCAAGAGCATTTgtcgctttccaagaaccatcaacaaaACACCGATAGCCTGTAAAAGAGGAAGGACAAAAAGGGGTGAGCCCCCTTTGTCTAGAAAAAGGGACAAGGGGAGCGTGTGGTTGATCCTCATCCTCCACCTCCACCTGAGCCTGTAACCAGACATTCGCCTCCCCCTCCGCCAACCAAATGACATCCAGTGGATTTTCCAACACATTCTCAAAAACACGTGCATTTcgcgctttccaaatataccacataagccacAGGAACACAGATGCCTGAGAGCCCGGATTAGAAGAACCTAAGAAATGGTCTACATTAGCATAAATAGACTCTGTCGGGAAAGAGCCAGGACCTACAGGAACCTGAGCTAAAGCACATGTCTGCCGAGCCGGTGGGCATTGGAAAATAGCATGATTAATTGTTTCCTCTTCAGCCCCACACCGTACACATGCAGGGTCACAGGAAATACCACGCCGTCGGAGATTTGCCGATACCGAAATACATCCTGTCaaaacctgccacataaaatgttgaatttttggTGGACAAGAGACATCCCAGACAGCAGCCAGCAGAGGTGTTATCTCTGGACCCACTCTAGGGACCCTCGTAAGCTGTGGAGCATAACGACGATCCACTTCATAGCCAGATTTAACAGTGTACTTTCCTGATTTCGTATAATGCCAACCCATGGAGTCATCTAGTCGACGACTTCCTAAAGGAATAGCCCCTATCAGATCAACATCTTCCGGGGCAAAAAACTCCTTAAGCCTATCCATACGCCAAGTATTAGTGTGACAATCAATTAACTGAGAGATTTTAAGAGAAGGATCCTTAAGGGGACCCTTGCTGAACGCCGGTCTTGGGGATTGAGCCGGTACCCAGGGATCCGTCCATATCGAAATGGACTCCCCTGAACTGACCCGTATAATAAGGCCTTTATTAACAAAAGATCTAGCGGAAGTAATACTTCTCCACCCATAAGATGGAGAGTAAGAGCGTATCGGATCCATAGGGTTGGAATTGCGATAATACCTGCCCTTGAAAACCCGGGCAAACAATGTATCCGGGGCCTCAATTAGCCTCCACAATTGTTTTGCCAGCAATGCCGTGTtgaaagcatcaacattcctgaAACCCAAGCCCCCCAACTGCTTACTGCAGCAGAGTTTATCCCAAGCTAACTAGTGCAACCCCCCAGACTGTCCTGAagtactccaccaaaaattagccACTGCACTCGTAAGTTTTGATGTGATTGTTTTCGGAAtccgaaaacaagacatcacaaaagtAGGGACCGCAGTGGCAACAGACTTGATCATCACCTCTTTTCCCCCTTTGGATAAAAGCTTCACTGTCCAACCCGTCGTTCGTCCCTAAAGGCGGTCCCGAACAAAAGAGAATACCTTTGTCTTAGACCCTCCGAGACTCTCCGGCAACCCGAGATAAGATCCCATCCCACCCAAATTCGAAATCCCCAAAACCCCCTGCATCTCTGCCCGAACAGCATCATCCACCTTATGACCAAGCTGAATCGAGGATTTGTCAAAATTTATTAACTGACCCGATACAGTCtcatactattttaaaatatccaaaatgacCTCACATTGAACCTTATCCGCTTTGCAGaaaaaaagactatcatctgcaaaaagCAGATGCGTGATTGGCGGACACTTGTTTGCGAACTTAATCCCTGTTATTTGTTTTTCCCGTTCTGCCCGCTTGATGTTTGCAACTAAGACCTCCGTGCACAAAATAAACAGATAAGGAGACAAAGGGTCTCCCTGCCGTAATCCCCTTTCCGGAACAATCCTACCATTAGGTTGGCCATTTAAAAGAACCTTATATTCAACAGAAGTGACACAAAACATAATCCGAGAAATCCAAATCTCCCCAAAGCCCATCTTCCGTAACAAAGCCTCAGTAAAACCCCATTCAACCCTATCAtacgccttactcatatccgttttgatcGCCATAAATTTTCCTTTACACGATGGATTTGTGCGTAAACCATGGAACATCTCCTGAGCGATGAGAATGTTATCCGAAATCAATCGTCGTGGGACAAAAGCAGATTGTGTTTCTGAGACAAGCTCAGGTAACACTCCCTTCAACTGTTGACACATGATTTTCGAAATAAGCTTATACCCCACATTACACAAGCTAATAGGCCGCATTTCCGCCATCCTGGTTGGCTTAGCCACCTTCAGAATCAAGCAAATATGCGTCCTATTCAGACTTTTATCAAAAACCCCTTCTTCAAAAAACCGATTGACCATAGCCACAAGGTCCTCTTTGACCACTCGCCAAGCCTTCTGGAAGAACAAAGCTGTCATTCCATCTGGTCCCGGAGCCTTATCCGGAGACATCAAGAATAAGGCCTTGCGGACCTCCGCCACTATTGCTGGAGTTGTTAAACGATCGTTTACGTCCTCCGTTATTACCCTTTTCACCTCACTTAAGGCTTCCTGAAAATTAGACGGGTTAATAGAAgtaaacaaatcctcaaaatacGAGACCGCCACCGAACAAATATCATCATCCTTAGTCGACCAAACATTATTCTTATCGTAGAGCCCAGTGATCCTATTACGAGCCCGTCGCTGCTTTGTTTGAGCTTGAAAatactttgtatttttaacCCCCACCTGCATCCATCAGTTACGACTTTTTTGATACCAATAAATTTTCTCATCATTATATGCGTCCCGCAAACGCCTGGTTAAATCAGTGATAACCCCGAGGAAACCGCATCATCCGCTTGGGCCACTTCCAACTGGCGTTTGAGGTCCTCAATAATGTCTCGCCCAAACGGAACCTGCTCCTTACGCCAATGAGATATAGCTCGTCGGCAATTCACAATCTTGTCCACAAAAGATGTCGGACCCTCATGCTGTCCCCCATTCCAGCCCTGCGAAATAGACTCCATCAGACCCGCCTTGCCAACCCACCTACGATCGAACATAAAAGTTCGTCTCCCACGCGTTCTCTTGGCTCCTATATTAACAATAAGCGGGGCATGATCCGAAGCGATCCGTGGCAAATATTCTGTAACCGTGTCCGGGAACAAATCATGCCAGTCCTCATTACCCAAAGCCCTATCCAAACGACAACGGATTGGTTTTTTATCCCGCCAACCCCTCCACGACAACCAATCTCCGAGGTATGGAAATTCCAAAAACCACAATCCCGAATCATCCCATTAAAGGAAAGAAATGAAGAAGCATGACGAAGTTTTCCCCCTCTCTTCTCATGATTACCTGTTAATTCATTTAGGTCCCCAATAATAAACCAGGGAGTCGACCGAGTTGAGCTTATCCTCAATAACCGTTCCCATACTAAATCCCGATTTTTAGGAACAGGATCCCCATAAATAAAAGTGAGATGAATTATTCGCCCTTTATAGGCAGCCTCAACATCAATTAAACGGtttgactcaaataaaattgacacatcaaaaatatctttattataaaagagAGCCAACcctccactacaaccaataGGTTCcacagtttttaaatttttatagccaaaatggcctacaaattgttccaaaaaagaaaaagtttgcTTTGTTTCCATTAGAAATAAAAAGTCTGGCCTATGCTTATTCCATAGATCCCGGAGATTCCCGATGGTAGCCTTATTTCCGagaccttgacaattccaactcatGATATTCATTTAAAAACCATTGGCTTTGGTGGTTTTTGCCCACCGTGACCCTCTTTAGGCCCTTCCTGGGCGTTAAGAGCATGCTCGCTTTCCCCAAGAGCTGGAACAGTCTGAGGAGGGCGTCGCCTTGGTGACAACAGCAGGTTAGCATTCCGCTTCTTCGTACTAACCCCCCTAAGAACCAAATGTCCTTTTCCTTTCTTCCCCTTCTCCCCTTGAGCCGCCTGAATATCCCCGCTAATCGG
This genomic window contains:
- the LOC104789549 gene encoding uncharacterized protein LOC104789549 encodes the protein MESISQGWNGGQHEGPTSFVDKIVNCRRAISHWRKEQVPFGRDIIEDLKRQLEVAQADDAVGVKNTKYFQAQTKQRRARNRITGLYDKNNVWSTKDDDICSVAVSYFEDLFTSINPSNFQEALSEVKRVITEDVNDRLTTPAIVAEVRKALFLMSPDKAPGPDGMTALFFQKAWRVVKEDLVAMVNRFFEEGVFDKSLNRTHICLILKVAKPTRMAEMRPISLCNVGYKLISKIMCQQLKGVLPELVSETQSAFVPRRLISDNILIAQEMFHGLRTNPSCKGKFMAIKTDMSKAYDRVEWGFTEALLRKMGFGEIWISRIMFCVTSVEYKVLLNGQPNGRIVPERGLRQGDPLSPYLFILCTEVLVANIKRAEREKQITGIKFANKCPPITHLLFADDSLFFCKADKLGHKVDDAVRAEMQGVLGISNLGGMGSYLGLPESLGGSKTKLAWDKLCCSKQLGGLGFRNVDAFNTALLAKQLWRLIEAPDTLFARVFKGRYYRNSNPMDPIRSYSPSYGWRSITSARSFVNKGLIIRVSSGESISIWTDPWVPAQSPRPAFSKGPLKDPSLKISQLIDCHTNTWRMDRLKEFFAPEDVDLIGAIPLGSRRLDDSMGWHYTKSGKYTVKSGYEVDRRYAPQLTRVPRVGPEITPLLAAVWDVSCPPKIQHFMWQVLTGCISVSANLRRRGISCDPACVRCGAEEETINHAIFQCPPARQTCALAQVPVGPGSFPTESIYANVDHFLGSSNPGSQASVFLWLMWYIWKARNARVFENVLENPLDVIWLAEGEANVWLQAQVEVEDEDQPHAPLVPFSRQRGLTPFCPSSFTGYRCFVDGSWKATNALAGAGWFCSSTQDSRTDMGATNFRKSLSPLHAEVEALIWAMRCMIGHDYRDVVFYTDCSDLVKMVSSPHEWPAFTPYLDDIMIDQVEFSSFSLSLVSRTANVKADSLARQARLSPQHVLFVNSFPLNWLV